The Cellulophaga sp. RHA19 genome includes the window GCATACGTTTACGATTTTTCAGGTTATTACAATTTTAAATGGCTACAAACACACATAAATAAAAGTAGCAGCATAAAAAAAATTGTAAATATTAATGCTGGTTTTGATGAAACAAGTTTTATCCTTAAAAAAAACTTTCCTACATCAGACATTAAAGTATTCGATTTTTATAATAAAAAACAGCACACAGAACCTGCCATAGTACGCGCACGTAAGGTAAGTTTAACATATCCAAATACACAGCAAATAACAACAAGCAAAATTCCGCTTAAAGACCAAAGTATAGACCTTGTATTTTTATTATCGGCAGCACACGAAATTAGATGCAATAAAGAAAAAGAAGTGTTTTTAACTGAGTGTAAAAGGATATGTAAGCCAGAGGGAAAAATTATAATGGTAGAGCACCTAAGAGACGTACCTAATTTTTTAGCCTTTTCTATTGGTTTTACTCATTTTTTTAGTAAAAAAACTTGGCAAAATGCGTTTAAAAATGCTGGCTTATCTAAAATTAAAGAAGTGAAATTTACACCGTTTATGACGGTTTTTAACTATAGCAAATAAAGAATTATGCAAATTCACTTACATATTATAGGCATATTATTAATGGTTCTTGCTTTGGCACACATCTTTTTTCCTAAATACTTTAACTGGAGAACAGAGCTACAACCATTGGCGTTAATAAACAGGCAAATGATGACTACACACACTTTTTTTATTGCATTAACAGTCTTCTTAATGGGTTTGCTATGTGTTACATCTGCAACAGAATTAATAAAAACAACCTTAGGAAATAAACTAGTATTAGGGCTTGCTGTATTCTGGTCAATACGTTTATTTTTTCAGTTTTTTGTGTATTCTAAAAAC containing:
- a CDS encoding methyltransferase domain-containing protein, with protein sequence MVTKRKKFQGVRNILSFNRHFYILGLLVLVILITAILLLKLPAIILWVTVSVFVYGLVTPLLVSAYVYDFSGYYNFKWLQTHINKSSSIKKIVNINAGFDETSFILKKNFPTSDIKVFDFYNKKQHTEPAIVRARKVSLTYPNTQQITTSKIPLKDQSIDLVFLLSAAHEIRCNKEKEVFLTECKRICKPEGKIIMVEHLRDVPNFLAFSIGFTHFFSKKTWQNAFKNAGLSKIKEVKFTPFMTVFNYSK